A genomic segment from Tuwongella immobilis encodes:
- a CDS encoding glycosyltransferase, with amino-acid sequence MHIGIDMIGTQTPGSRNRGIGRYSGSFAQSIVENARNHQITLIYHEGMPIDPLPVSGVNQTIIPEDPSQSFDAKMEAYVRDNPIRLDAYVLTSPMEAWHGFRAPAKPIRGMVMAGVCYDLIPVIFQERYLYEPQGTARFYKCLQSLMTYDRLLCISEATRKDVLDYFQFPASRAVNVSTAIDHQFFVPGEAHPYVFERLGIVGPYLLSVTGMDSRKNYLGVITAFGTLPRAMREKYQLVLTCKMTPHEENFVMAHAEKHGVKDRVILTNFVTDRELRDLYRGCELFLFPSTYEGFGLPILEAMSCGAPVMGGNNSSQIELVKDVGVLVNASDDGDLSEKLLQTLSRPHELKKMRQRSLEHAKDYRWSFTAERTLDAVESAYAEMHRKKTYSKRPSLAIVSPVPPKPSGIADYIVSLAASLEKYYRIDFYHDSDYRPHVQFGLNTTACFDYRLLAARDRAIKYHNILYQFGNSHYHGYMQDLLKQLPGVVTLHDYYLGGEHFMRLAPKGEYGVREMRRVMEAELAFRKRDDAIPENMAVYQLRDWGVENGLTYNLEVLQRLTGLVVHSRWTFDRVMGLLPSLQERTALIPHGARVRRLDAQTKREFRERFRLSPDTLIIGAFGMIHPTKMNLETLHAFEPLARVRDDVQLIFVGRYDHPKFKEAIQERGLQDRIRMFENCSEADFQDLIAVTDLAVNLRRPPTNGESSGSLFRLLAHGVPTIVSDVGTFTEVPANAVVRLPFDGNFQHLLTRTLFELAFDDVRRHQIGQTAQALVDQQYDWDVVAEQYAAFLDQTARSKSWVHVHRADAQQLPAWMTAMKIHSSV; translated from the coding sequence ATGCATATCGGTATCGACATGATTGGTACCCAAACGCCGGGTAGCCGCAATCGCGGGATCGGGCGCTACAGCGGCTCGTTTGCACAATCGATTGTCGAGAATGCCCGGAATCATCAAATTACGTTGATTTACCATGAGGGCATGCCGATCGATCCACTGCCGGTCTCGGGAGTGAATCAGACGATCATCCCCGAAGATCCGAGCCAATCGTTCGATGCGAAGATGGAAGCCTATGTGCGGGATAATCCGATCCGCTTGGATGCCTATGTGCTGACCAGCCCGATGGAAGCCTGGCATGGCTTTCGAGCACCCGCGAAGCCGATTCGTGGCATGGTCATGGCCGGGGTCTGTTACGACCTGATTCCGGTGATCTTCCAAGAACGCTACCTGTACGAGCCACAAGGCACGGCACGCTTCTACAAATGTTTGCAATCGCTGATGACGTATGATCGCCTGCTGTGCATTTCCGAAGCGACGCGCAAAGACGTGTTGGATTACTTCCAATTCCCCGCCTCGCGAGCGGTCAACGTCAGCACTGCGATTGACCATCAATTCTTTGTGCCCGGCGAAGCGCATCCGTATGTGTTTGAACGACTTGGGATTGTCGGCCCGTATCTGCTCTCCGTGACGGGGATGGATAGCCGCAAGAATTATCTCGGCGTGATTACCGCGTTTGGCACCCTTCCGCGAGCGATGCGGGAGAAGTATCAATTGGTGCTGACCTGCAAGATGACGCCGCATGAAGAGAATTTCGTGATGGCCCATGCCGAGAAACACGGCGTGAAAGACCGGGTGATTCTGACGAATTTCGTCACCGATCGGGAACTCCGCGATCTCTACCGCGGCTGCGAATTGTTTCTATTCCCATCGACATACGAAGGATTCGGCCTGCCGATTCTCGAAGCAATGTCGTGCGGCGCACCGGTGATGGGCGGAAATAATTCGTCGCAAATCGAATTGGTCAAAGATGTTGGCGTGCTGGTCAATGCCAGCGACGACGGGGATTTGTCGGAAAAGTTGCTGCAAACCCTGTCTCGTCCGCATGAACTGAAGAAGATGCGGCAGCGGTCGCTGGAACATGCGAAAGATTATCGCTGGAGCTTCACCGCCGAGCGGACGTTGGATGCGGTCGAATCGGCATATGCGGAAATGCACCGCAAGAAGACCTACAGCAAGCGGCCCTCGCTGGCGATTGTCTCGCCGGTGCCGCCCAAGCCGTCGGGGATCGCGGATTACATCGTCTCGCTGGCGGCATCGCTGGAAAAATACTATCGCATCGATTTCTACCACGATTCCGATTATCGCCCGCACGTTCAATTTGGGTTGAACACGACCGCGTGCTTCGATTATCGGCTGCTGGCAGCGCGGGATCGGGCGATCAAGTATCACAATATTTTATACCAATTCGGAAATTCGCATTATCACGGCTACATGCAGGATTTGCTGAAGCAGTTGCCGGGCGTGGTCACTCTCCACGATTACTACCTGGGCGGCGAGCATTTCATGCGATTGGCCCCCAAGGGGGAATATGGCGTGCGGGAGATGCGCCGCGTGATGGAAGCCGAACTCGCCTTCCGCAAGCGCGACGATGCCATTCCCGAGAATATGGCCGTCTATCAACTGCGCGATTGGGGCGTTGAGAATGGGCTGACCTACAACCTGGAGGTGCTGCAACGGCTGACCGGGTTGGTGGTGCATAGCCGCTGGACGTTCGACCGCGTCATGGGGCTGCTGCCCAGCCTGCAAGAACGCACGGCATTGATTCCGCACGGGGCACGCGTTCGCCGATTGGATGCACAGACCAAGCGCGAATTCCGCGAGCGATTCCGACTCTCGCCCGATACGCTGATTATCGGCGCATTCGGAATGATCCACCCCACCAAGATGAACTTGGAAACGCTGCACGCCTTCGAGCCGCTGGCCCGAGTGCGCGACGATGTGCAGCTGATTTTCGTGGGGCGATACGATCATCCGAAATTCAAAGAAGCGATTCAGGAACGTGGGCTGCAAGATCGCATCCGCATGTTCGAAAATTGCTCGGAAGCCGATTTCCAAGACCTGATTGCCGTCACCGACTTGGCCGTGAATCTGCGGCGGCCGCCCACCAACGGCGAATCGTCGGGCTCGCTGTTCCGACTGCTGGCCCATGGGGTGCCCACGATTGTCTCGGATGTCGGGACATTCACGGAAGTCCCGGCCAATGCGGTGGTTCGGTTGCCGTTCGATGGCAACTTCCAGCACCTGCTCACCCGCACATTGTTTGAATTGGCCTTTGACGATGTTCGCCGACACCAGATTGGTCAGACCGCGCAGGCGTTGGTCGATCAGCAGTACGATTGGGACGTGGTCGCCGAACAGTACGCGGCCTTCCTGGATCAAACCGCCCGCTCGAAGAGTTGGGTGCATGTCCATCGCGCGGATGCTCAGCAGTTGCCGGCGTGGATGACCGCGATGAAAATTCATTCCTCGGTGTGA